Genomic DNA from Armatimonadota bacterium:
GAGGTCGCGTCCCGGAGGGCCGCTGATTGCTCCCGCACCGCGAGGTAAGCGAGCATGTTCCTATCGGGGCTGTCAACGCCGGAAGTGCTGGCCAAGCTCCTGATCGCGGTGGTGCTGGGGGGCGCCGTGGGCTGGGAGCGGGAAACCCTCGACCGGCCGGCCGGGTTTCGCACCCACGTGCTGGTATGCGTAGGCTCCGCGGTTTACATGATGGTGTCGGAGTCAATGGTAGCCACCTACGCCCATGCCGACCCCGGGCGCATCGCGGCCCAGGTGGCCAGCGGCATGGGCTTCCTGGGGGCGGGAACCATCCTGCGCCATGGCAACATCGTCCGCGGGCTGACCACCGCCGCCAGCCTGTGGACCGTCGCCGCGATCGGGCTGTGCATCGCCCACGGCGGCCAGACGCTGGTGGTGGCGGTGCTCGCTTCGGTGATGGTGCTGCTGACGCTGACGCTGCTGGGGCGGGTCGAGAAGGG
This window encodes:
- a CDS encoding MgtC/SapB family protein encodes the protein MFLSGLSTPEVLAKLLIAVVLGGAVGWERETLDRPAGFRTHVLVCVGSAVYMMVSESMVATYAHADPGRIAAQVASGMGFLGAGTILRHGNIVRGLTTAASLWTVAAIGLCIAHGGQTLVVAVLASVMVLLTLTLLGRVEKGIVSKRQYRLALIRAPQVRRFLPQVKAVLDSLGARIQSVEVVPNLEQGQEDMSLVVRLPPGVTTEMITLDLMSVEGLSAIQWE